The segment CAAACCCATTTTGGGTAATCGTTTCCTAAGTCAATTATTATCATTTTCTCATTTGGAACATTACTTAAAAGAGCTTGTAAAGAAGTTGTATCCCAAAAAGAGTGTTGATATCCAAATGTCCATCCTTGAGTAACCCATATAGCTTCAGGATTACCTGCAGATATAGACTTGTAGATAGACTCACCATATTGTCTTAGTAATCTATATTTACCTTCTGTATCATCCTTATCTATAGGCAATTCCATTTCATTAAAACTATCAGACAGATAATAAGTATTACTACCGAATTCATTTTCCCATTCTTCTATAAACAATTTTCCTATTTCTTCAAAAAAAGGAGAGTCTGGAGGTAATACATAAGCATTGTATTCTGGATCAAAACCACCCCATCTCATATGTTTAAAGTTTATATCAGGGTGTTTTTCTGCAAAAGCCATTGGAACAAAACCTGCAAAAGCTGGAGCTATTGGCTTCATCTCCAGTTCTCTCATACGATCAAGTATTTTATGTTGTAATTCTATTTGACTTGTATGCCACTCATCTGACAGAGGACCATCCCATTTATTTAAATTACCCATTCTATGCCAAGGTAAATGAGCTGGCGCCGTAAAGAATTCTCGTACTTCTTCTTTGGTTAAACCCATTTTAAGCCATACTCTTTCAGCTATTGCTTCACTAGCAACAGTAGCTAATGGCATATTTACACCTCTAAAAGCCATCCAATCAATTTCTTTTTCCCATCTATTCCAGTCCCAAAAAGGAGTTGTATATCCAAAAGTGCAAACATTCAAGAAGTATCTTAAATCATAAGGAGTTACTTGATTTTTTAATTCATATTCGGGCCAGATATCTAAAGCTTCTGTATGGCTTCCACTCCATGTTTTAATACTATTACAGGCATTTTTCAAATACGTATGAAATCCATAACATATCGCTACAGCACTACTGCCCTTTATTGAGAGTTTTCCATCTTTTGCTACTACATCAAAAGTTTCTTTACCACCAATCGGTTCTATTGATTCAAAATGAATTTCATTAACTTTTTTCCCTATTTGTCTCTCTATTACCCTCTTTGCTGCAGCTATATATTCACTAGTTTCTGAATTCGTAGCACAACTACTTATTAAGATTAAAGCAACAATAAAGAAGTAATAGGTTATATGTTTTTTCATAAAATTAGATGTTATATGATTTATTGTCCAAATATCTTATTTTTTAGAATTAGGCTTTATATATATTAATTCTGTTATAATAGGCATATGATCAGATAATAAAGATTGAATAGTCTGTGTACTAATTATTTCCCAACCTTTTTGAGGATATCCAAAAATATAATCGATTTTTGCAATAGGTTTCCATGAAGGAATGCCAAAATCACTATCCGTTCCTAAAAACCAATTATCCATTTTTTTGATTAGTGAAGAAGTTGACCGAGTATTAAAATCGCCGCCTAAGAGGACTGGATACTGAGAAGCTTCCAAACATTTCTTTATTTTATCAAATTGGATAGATCTAGTTTCATCAGACATTGCATCTAAATGTGTTGACGCAAAAACTATAGTATCATTACCTACTTCAAATAAACCCTCCAAAAGAGCACGCTGTTCTAATCTTTCTTCAGTTTTAGGTAACATCGTTTTCTTAGTTGTGATATATGAATACTTACTTAGAATTCCTATACCATAGTATCCTGACGCATAATCAATGGTTTTACCATATATTCCGAACATTCCAGTATGATAGGCTAGTTCTCCTAAAAAGTCGACACCATGCTGATGAGGAGTCCTCTTTCTATATGTTTTAGAGTCAACTTCTTGTAAAGCTACAAAGTCAGGATTAAAAGACTTTATATGCTGAGCTATTTCCTCCATTGAAGCCAATTCTCCAAAACGAAGATTATAAGTCATTACTCGCACTCGTATTGTATCTTGAGCAAAAACAATACCTGAACATAATACTAAAAGTAAAGATAAAATAATTTTTATTTTTTTCATTTTAAACTATATCATTAGAAAAATTAGGGGCAAAGCATATGGATATACTTCACCCCTTAAAAATTGATTATAACTGAATAATAATTTCTAAATTACATGTTTTACCATAAAGAGAAGCAACACCACTATAATCGTATCCTAAATTAGGATCACTACAAGGAACAGGTGTGTTTTCTTTTTCAGGGTAAGCTAACTTTCCATTAGGTAATAATGCAGCTGAATCGTCTCCTGCTTTAACCACTTTAATAATACCATACTTTTTCTCACCATCTGCCACTCTCAAAATAGCAATATAAGAGCCATCTTTAATTTGCTGGAATGCAGCACCAGCAACCGTACCAGCATTAGGACGTTGGTATATTTGACGATTAGAACCACTTCCTACAACAACATCTTTCAGTTGTTCTAAAGCTTCAAAAGTGCGCCAATTACCTGTTGTTGTTTCAAAAAAATTATCCAGATCTAACTCTGCTACAATCTTTTCATCTATCATTTCAAAGTATGTTTCATTTCTTTGACAGTCAGTAAGCCAACCATCAACATCTGGTTTTCTACCTATGGCACCGCCATCAATTCTTGCTGCACCAACATAAGCAAATCCATGATTACCTAACCTACCTCCATTCGGGTTTCTCCAAATATTAGCAAACATAAAATCTAGTGAAGCCTTATTACCTGCCTTTTGAGCCTCCTCTAATGATACTACATGTTTTGTTATACCATTTACATTTATACCCATTAAAGAGAAGATATATGGTTTGGTTGGATCTGTTGGTATTTCCCACTCTGTAGCCATAGTTAATTCTTTAAAAATAGCAGCTCTACCCTCAGGCACTCCTTCAATACTAAAAGTCACAAATTCACGACGCTGGAAACCATCTTCATCAATAGCAGTTACTGCAATCGCATTGGCATCTTCATTATCAACTAATACATCAAAAGTAAAATCTTCTACTTTATCACCTTTTGCATTAATTGTTATAGGTTTTCCTAATTCTTTATAAGGAACATCCTGGGCTAAAACATAAGTAATTGATTTTAATGAAGTTTTACCTTCTACATGAGCTAACAACTGAATATTCTTATTAAATTGAACAGAACCTAAGTTATCCTTATCAAAAGAAATAGTAGGAGGAATACCTTTTATTCTTCTAATTGGTATAACCACTTCATCCATTTTAGTGTAAATATCTGTAGCTACAATCTTGATACCAGCAGCATCTTCAGAGTAAATCGGAATTTCAATTGTAAAGTCTATCTCTTTTGGGAAATTATCTAATTGAAAAGGAATTCGCTTGTCTTTATCTATTTCAATATAATTATCACCATCAGCTATTAATAAAGTTGCGTAAACATCTCTAAGTAAATTGGGAGCTATAACACGCCCCAATAACAGTTCATTGCTTCCTAAAATAGACGCATCAATGTCTGTTTCAGATGTTAATTCAATAGATGGAGGAGGGTAAGCTCCATCGTCAAGATAATCTTTATCACTATCACTACATCCCCATAAAACACTTAGTATAAGACAAGGAATGCTTAACAATAAGTATTTAATATTTTTATTTAGTTTCATACAAATCTTATTTTTGATATTTCGTAACAAAACATCTATTATTTATTAATAAACCATTATTCCCAGCCAGGATTATTTGGTTTTAAATTAGGATTTACTTGAGTTGCAATATAAGGTATAGGAAACATGTAGTTTTTAGGACTTGAGAAAATTCTACTATCATCATGTATTAAATAACCATTTTTATCAAACTTAAAATTCTTAATATCATTCTGATTGTATACATTATCTTTTCTTAAGCCTTTTATAATTCCTATTTCTTGACGTTCAGGAGATTCACTAGAATCGACTCCTAGCCTATAACCTTCTTTCCAGCGAGTAACATCAAACCATCGTAATCCTTCTAAAAATAATTCGACACGACGCTCTCTTCGCAATTCTGTTTCAAGATCCATATTGTTTGAGGCTAACTCTCCAAGATTCATAGGCTTCATATCTACTCTTTTTCTTAGTAAGTTTATCGATTTGTCTAGTGCTCCTTGATTTAATTTACCCTGCTTAAACATAGATTCAGCATAAATAAGAAGAATCTCTCCATAACGAATAATGATGATATCATTATCGTCTCCATTTATAAAGGACACTTTTGAAGGTTCGCAATATTTGTGAGGATAAAATCCAGTTACTGTTGCACATCCTTTTTTATCATTGGTGAATTTTGGAGATTGAAATACTTTTGTTACAATCGCTTCCTGACCTCTTCCATCTTCTGATCCTTCCCATCTATTATATCCTGGATATATAATTGATTGTTTCAATCGAGGATCTCTATTTTCAAAAACAAGAGCATAAGAATCATAGTGAGGTTTTGTTGTGTTATTTCCTTTATATTTTGGAGATTTATCGATTGGCAAACCATCATCACATAAATAAGAATCTATAAAAGCTTTAGTTGGATTAAATCTACAATATTGGTCTGGAACTTGTAACTCTCTACTTAAATTATGATGCGTACGTACTCCTGATGCTAAGTCATAATTATAAACCATTGCAATAATAGTTTCTTTGTTGTGTCCTTGGCGAGAAGCTCTACCTGCAAATTTAAATAAGTCAGAATAGTCTTCATCTGGATTTCCAGTTGAATATAGTTCATGATAAGCTAAATCACCACCTGGCATCAATCTTTCGCATGCTTTTTGTGCATCTTCCCATCTTTCATTATGCAAAGCTAATCTAGCTTTTAAGGCAATAGCTCCTGCTGCTGAAATACGTCCAAAATCTGAAGTTGCAGGTTCAATATATTTAGGTAATTTACTAGCAGCATCTTCAAGATCATTCATTAAGAACTCAATCACCTCACTTCTAGGTGTACGACCTTGATATGGATCGGCATTTTTAGCGCTAGTAATCAATGGAACATCTCCAAACCAACTAGTGAGATAAAAATATACAAAAGCTCTTATCGTTCTCACTTCAGCAGCAAAACGTTCTAATTTCTCACCATCAACCATAACTGCTCTTTCATAGTTATCCAAGAAATAATTACATTTACGGATACGAGAATAATATTGATTCCATCTACTATTAATCGTAGGTAAATCAGGACCATATTGACCAGCTCCAATCTGCTTCCAGTTCATATTACGATACCACATTACATTATCTCCAGGTATCTCACCATAATTTATTATTCCCTTACCTTCAAGACCATCATAACAAGCATTTGCCGCACTCTTAACCTGTTGCTCTGATTGCCAAAAGACATTATCAGTTAATTCATCCATTGGGGGCCTATCTAAAAAACTATCATTACAAGAAGTCAAACTAAATAGACAGGCAGTAATTCCTAATATATATTTTAATATTTTCATAACTCATTATTTAAAAGTAATATTAAATCCAAAAACAAATGTTCTTACCTGAGGATAATAACCTCCACCCTGTACTGGTGTTTCTGGATCATAAGTTGACAGATATTTTGTGCTAGTAAATACATTATCAGCTGAAGCATAGAATCGACATCTCTCTAAACGAATCTTTTGTATTAAATTCTTTGGAAGAGAATAACCTATTTCAATATTTTTCAAGCGTAAATATGATGCATCTTCCTTCCAAAATGTAGAAAAGTTTCTTGAGTTTATTTCGTCATTATACGTAAAACGAGGATATGACGCATTAGGGTTTGGATTAGATGCTTGATAACGTCCTGAATGGAATTTCTGAGGATAAGTTGATTGATCATTGAATGCATGTCTTGCTGGACCATAAATATAACCATCAGCCTTTCCTACACCTTGGATCAAGAAACTAAAGTCAAAATTTTTCCAGTTTAAATAGCCGTTAAAAGAATAGGTGTAACGAGGGAATGAATTCCCTACAACTTCTCTATCATTGTCAAGATCAATTATCCCATCACCATTTAAATCTTTGTATTTTATGTCACCTGGTTGCACTGTTCCAGCATAATCAGGCATTACAGCAAACTTAGGATTCATATACTTACCTGAAGTTGCATCATAATATTCAAAATCAGTAGGCATAGCTAAACCTTCAGAAACCAATCCGTATAGAGAGTTTAAAGCATAGCCTTCTTTTGTTATATAGCTCTGGCTATATCCACTATATTGAGGGTCTCCAAATTTAGTCAACTTGTTTTTAACATCTGAGATAGAAAAAATAGCTCCATAAGAGAAATCATTACCTATCTTATCATTCCAATTAAATTGTAGTTCC is part of the Bacteroides coprosuis DSM 18011 genome and harbors:
- a CDS encoding Alpha-N-acetylglucosaminidase (InterPro IPR007781~KEGG: amu:Amuc_0060 alpha-N-acetylglucosaminidase~PFAM: Alpha-N-acetylglucosaminidase~PRIAM: Alpha-N-acetylglucosaminidase~SPTR: Alpha-N-acetylglucosaminidase (NAGLU);~IMG reference gene:2504107771~PFAM: Alpha-N-acetylglucosaminidase (NAGLU)); amino-acid sequence: MKKHITYYFFIVALILISSCATNSETSEYIAAAKRVIERQIGKKVNEIHFESIEPIGGKETFDVVAKDGKLSIKGSSAVAICYGFHTYLKNACNSIKTWSGSHTEALDIWPEYELKNQVTPYDLRYFLNVCTFGYTTPFWDWNRWEKEIDWMAFRGVNMPLATVASEAIAERVWLKMGLTKEEVREFFTAPAHLPWHRMGNLNKWDGPLSDEWHTSQIELQHKILDRMRELEMKPIAPAFAGFVPMAFAEKHPDINFKHMRWGGFDPEYNAYVLPPDSPFFEEIGKLFIEEWENEFGSNTYYLSDSFNEMELPIDKDDTEGKYRLLRQYGESIYKSISAGNPEAIWVTQGWTFGYQHSFWDTTSLQALLSNVPNEKMIIIDLGNDYPKWVWNTEQTWKVQNGFYGKGWIFSYVPNFGGKTTMTGDMQMYATSSAEALASPNKGNLIGFGSAPEGLENNEVIYELLADMGWTSESINLDEWMQSYCLSRYGGYPENVQKAWELFRKTVYSNLYSYPRYTWQTVVEDTLRINKINTSDEFLIGVELFVSAVNELKDSELYVNDLIEFSSFYAAAKADKIYKEALILFERGNKKEARSLLNQSIQILLKVDKLLASHPIYRLEEWVKYARNSGSTVAEKDAFEANAKRLITTWGGIQDDYAARFWSGLIKDYYIPRMELNFSSERNSLRQWEENWVSTPWNNPTQPFDNPIEAALEIIDSCKSL
- a CDS encoding Endonuclease/exonuclease/phosphatase (COGs: COG3568 Metal-dependent hydrolase~InterPro IPR005135~KEGG: phe:Phep_2528 endonuclease/exonuclease/phosphatase~PFAM: Endonuclease/exonuclease/phosphatase~SPTR: Secreted protein;~IMG reference gene:2504107772~PFAM: Endonuclease/Exonuclease/phosphatase family), whose translation is MKKIKIILSLLLVLCSGIVFAQDTIRVRVMTYNLRFGELASMEEIAQHIKSFNPDFVALQEVDSKTYRKRTPHQHGVDFLGELAYHTGMFGIYGKTIDYASGYYGIGILSKYSYITTKKTMLPKTEERLEQRALLEGLFEVGNDTIVFASTHLDAMSDETRSIQFDKIKKCLEASQYPVLLGGDFNTRSTSSLIKKMDNWFLGTDSDFGIPSWKPIAKIDYIFGYPQKGWEIISTQTIQSLLSDHMPIITELIYIKPNSKK
- a CDS encoding RagB/SusD domain-containing protein (InterPro IPR012944~KEGG: phe:Phep_2529 RagB/SusD domain protein~PFAM: RagB/SusD~SPTR: RagB/SusD domain protein;~IMG reference gene:2504107774~PFAM: SusD family), with product MKILKYILGITACLFSLTSCNDSFLDRPPMDELTDNVFWQSEQQVKSAANACYDGLEGKGIINYGEIPGDNVMWYRNMNWKQIGAGQYGPDLPTINSRWNQYYSRIRKCNYFLDNYERAVMVDGEKLERFAAEVRTIRAFVYFYLTSWFGDVPLITSAKNADPYQGRTPRSEVIEFLMNDLEDAASKLPKYIEPATSDFGRISAAGAIALKARLALHNERWEDAQKACERLMPGGDLAYHELYSTGNPDEDYSDLFKFAGRASRQGHNKETIIAMVYNYDLASGVRTHHNLSRELQVPDQYCRFNPTKAFIDSYLCDDGLPIDKSPKYKGNNTTKPHYDSYALVFENRDPRLKQSIIYPGYNRWEGSEDGRGQEAIVTKVFQSPKFTNDKKGCATVTGFYPHKYCEPSKVSFINGDDNDIIIIRYGEILLIYAESMFKQGKLNQGALDKSINLLRKRVDMKPMNLGELASNNMDLETELRRERRVELFLEGLRWFDVTRWKEGYRLGVDSSESPERQEIGIIKGLRKDNVYNQNDIKNFKFDKNGYLIHDDSRIFSSPKNYMFPIPYIATQVNPNLKPNNPGWE
- a CDS encoding hypothetical protein (KEGG: bth:BT_2966 hypothetical protein~SPTR: Putative uncharacterized protein;~IMG reference gene:2504107773) yields the protein MKLNKNIKYLLLSIPCLILSVLWGCSDSDKDYLDDGAYPPPSIELTSETDIDASILGSNELLLGRVIAPNLLRDVYATLLIADGDNYIEIDKDKRIPFQLDNFPKEIDFTIEIPIYSEDAAGIKIVATDIYTKMDEVVIPIRRIKGIPPTISFDKDNLGSVQFNKNIQLLAHVEGKTSLKSITYVLAQDVPYKELGKPITINAKGDKVEDFTFDVLVDNEDANAIAVTAIDEDGFQRREFVTFSIEGVPEGRAAIFKELTMATEWEIPTDPTKPYIFSLMGINVNGITKHVVSLEEAQKAGNKASLDFMFANIWRNPNGGRLGNHGFAYVGAARIDGGAIGRKPDVDGWLTDCQRNETYFEMIDEKIVAELDLDNFFETTTGNWRTFEALEQLKDVVVGSGSNRQIYQRPNAGTVAGAAFQQIKDGSYIAILRVADGEKKYGIIKVVKAGDDSAALLPNGKLAYPEKENTPVPCSDPNLGYDYSGVASLYGKTCNLEIIIQL